A DNA window from Takifugu flavidus isolate HTHZ2018 chromosome 15, ASM371156v2, whole genome shotgun sequence contains the following coding sequences:
- the LOC130539460 gene encoding uncharacterized protein LOC130539460 isoform X3 — protein sequence MMSAKAAGNRAGPNDPGPNGGNLHSCPNNSAPNCGQQDLGAPMTSQDTGPSSHPQQHFSTRPVFYVPAPPPPPFLPFQWPMPFPYNPFGVSGYGMVIPPFAPPPYVDSPAYILPNPHIQPVDYRRLLHSQVPVPNTPYQNPNHTRRIRLPHTAPVRETVNSAVQTEPIQRHVDHYTDGSPQIRSDSGHGTTSDSPSSSSSSSRKQASVHDCSLTNGCARELQSHKTCKTGTDKTILTLHPVDVEVPSCVRMTVERQKCSKASDQANVLPYKNSHCNMWSVGSPDSIVPVCSSSQQEDEVIKERRVSFPDILMSWGSGTPQATSQKIPDKDFAQNENQLQFYKNVKEEEKSPTATNTSVELKNTDVGDDSANVLCSPEFQMDSRNGPLCLEESERQSCLKDLLYGANVSNDQVNDELDLSEEPTDMISYQKLLSSYHLKVRMNESVWSVESLPPFIPPKELILQKKNVDSEMITKMSEETETQDVTKCDNSGDESNKEKAEFHGISSSSSVSVSKKLFNFTSPTRAEPKPDQGSPTGKKKKASLTPSPCDITTTAEEVDENRFSDPEATQSPNQEVTIENTDQEQSKCTPPVSVEGEVIHKMGTDMETISCGDERCGVMVEQRTDTVSPSKAQLVDCGIQCTSLLPYPQDEPRRYIFKYSDMKKDNGGKAEGFCSGQMQKSGQMQKSKRNGLRKYRGNGRNHWQREPEMF from the exons ATGATGTCAGCAAAAGCAGCTGGGAACAGAGCTGGGCCAAATGACCCTGGACCAAATGGTGGAAATCTCCACTCTTGTCCCAACAACAGTGCACCAAATTGTGGACAGCAGGACCTGGGGGCACCAATGACCAGTCAGGACACAGGCCCTTCATCTCATCCACAGCAACACTTCTCTACCCGACCAGTTTTTTATGttcctgcaccacctccaccacctttCCTTCCCTTCCAGTGGCCTATGCCCTTCCCGTATAACCCCTTTGGGGTTTCAG GTTATGGTATGGTCATTCCCCCATTTGCTCCTCCTCCATATGTGGACTCTCCAGCCTACATTTTACCCAACCCTCATATCCAGCCAGTTGACTATAGGCGTTTGCTGCACTCCCAAGTCCCTGTACCTAATACACCTTACCAGAACCCAAACCATACTCGCAGAATTCGGCTGCCTCACACAGCTCCTGTTCGAGAAACTGTCAACTCTGCAGTCCAAACAGAACCAATACAGAGGCACGTTGATCATTACACTGATGGGAGCCCACAAATTCGATCCGATTCTGGCCATGGAACTACCTCAGACTCCCCATCTTCCTCGAGCTCAAGCTCACGGAAACAAGCATCTGTTCATGACTGTAGTTTAACCAATGGCTGTGCAAGAGAGTTGCAGTCTCATAAGACCTGCAAAACTGGCACAGACAAAACTATCCTGACACTTCATCCCGTAGACGTCGAAGTCCCATCATGCGTCCGAATGACTGTGGAAAGACAGAAATGCAGTAAGGCTAGTGATCAGGCGAATGTCCTCCCTTACAAAAACAGTCACTGTAATATGTGGTCAGTAGGGTCTCCAGACAGTATAGTTCCAGTATGTAGTTCTTCTCAACAGGAGGATGAGGTCATCAAAGAAAGACGTGTCTCCTTTCCAGATATTTTAATGAGTTGGGGAAGTGGAACGCCACAAGCAACAAGCCAGAAAATCCCTGACAAGGACTTTGCTCAAAATGAGAACCAGCTGCAAttttacaaaaatgtaaaagaggaagagaagagtcCAACAGCAACAAACACTTCAGTGGAGCTTAAAAACACTGATGTGGGTGATGATTCAGCAAATGTTCTGTGTTCTCCGGAATTTCAAATGGACTCAAGAAATGGGCCTCTATGTTTGGAGGAGTCTGAAAGACAATCCTGCCTCAAAGATCTGCTCTATGGTGCAAATGTgtcaaatgaccaagtcaatGATGAGTTGGATTTGTCTGAAGAACCTACTGATATGATTTCCTACCAAAAGCTTTTAAGTAGCTATCACTTGAAGGTTAGAATGAATGAGTCTGTTTGGTCTGTGGAATCTCTTCCCCCTTTTATTCCCCCAAAGGAGTTGATacttcagaaaaaaaatgttgattcTGAAATGATCACCAAAATGTCAGAGGAAACAGAAACCCAAGACGTGACCAAATGTGACAATTCGGGTGACGAATCtaacaaagaaaaagcagagTTTCATGGGATTTCCTCATCTAGCTCTGTTTCGGTGTCCAAAAAGTTGTTTAATTTTACCTCCCCAACCAGAGCAGAGCCGAAGCCAGATCAGGGGTCAcctacaggaaaaaaaaaaaaagcttccctCACCCCATCACCATGTGACATCACCACCACTGCAGAGGAAGTGGATGAAAATCGGTTTTCTGACCCAGAGGCTACTCAAAGTccgaaccaggaagtgactATAGAAAATACAGATCAGGAACAAAGCAAATGTACTCCGCCAGTATCCGTTGAGGGAGAAGTGATTCACAAAATGGGAACCGACATGGAAACTATCTCTTGTGGAGATGAGAGGTGTGGCGTGATGGTTGAACAGAGGACTGACACTGTGTCCCCATCTAAGGCACAGTTGGTGGACTGTGGCATCCAGTGTACTAGCTTACTACCATATCCTCAGGATGAACCAAGAAGATATATTTTCAAATATTCAG ACATGAAGAAAGACAACGGTGGTAAGGCTGAGGGATTCTGTAGTGGACAAATGCAGAAAAGTGGACAAATGCAGAAAAGCAAGAGGAACGGATTACGCAAGTACAGAG
- the LOC130539460 gene encoding uncharacterized protein LOC130539460 isoform X2 yields MMSAKAAGNRAGPNDPGPNGGNLHSCPNNSAPNCGQQDLGAPMTSQDTGPSSHPQQHFSTRPVFYVPAPPPPPFLPFQWPMPFPYNPFGVSGYGMVIPPFAPPPYVDSPAYILPNPHIQPVDYRRLLHSQVPVPNTPYQNPNHTRRIRLPHTAPVRETVNSAVQTEPIQRHVDHYTDGSPQIRSDSGHGTTSDSPSSSSSSSRKQASVHDCSLTNGCARELQSHKTCKTGTDKTILTLHPVDVEVPSCVRMTVERQKCSKASDQANVLPYKNSHCNMWSVGSPDSIVPVCSSSQQEDEVIKERRVSFPDILMSWGSGTPQATSQKIPDKDFAQNENQLQFYKNVKEEEKSPTATNTSVELKNTDVGDDSANVLCSPEFQMDSRNGPLCLEESERQSCLKDLLYGANVSNDQVNDELDLSEEPTDMISYQKLLSSYHLKVRMNESVWSVESLPPFIPPKELILQKKNVDSEMITKMSEETETQDVTKCDNSGDESNKEKAEFHGISSSSSVSVSKKLFNFTSPTRAEPKPDQGSPTGKKKKASLTPSPCDITTTAEEVDENRFSDPEATQSPNQEVTIENTDQEQSKCTPPVSVEGEVIHKMGTDMETISCGDERCGVMVEQRTDTVSPSKAQLVDCGIQCTSLLPYPQDEPRRYIFKYSDMKKDNGGKAEGFCSGQMQKSGQMQKSKRNGLRKYRGRGFRGPETQSPDLLLSPCWFMAASPLLLSSTSHLVVITYLIAVH; encoded by the exons ATGATGTCAGCAAAAGCAGCTGGGAACAGAGCTGGGCCAAATGACCCTGGACCAAATGGTGGAAATCTCCACTCTTGTCCCAACAACAGTGCACCAAATTGTGGACAGCAGGACCTGGGGGCACCAATGACCAGTCAGGACACAGGCCCTTCATCTCATCCACAGCAACACTTCTCTACCCGACCAGTTTTTTATGttcctgcaccacctccaccacctttCCTTCCCTTCCAGTGGCCTATGCCCTTCCCGTATAACCCCTTTGGGGTTTCAG GTTATGGTATGGTCATTCCCCCATTTGCTCCTCCTCCATATGTGGACTCTCCAGCCTACATTTTACCCAACCCTCATATCCAGCCAGTTGACTATAGGCGTTTGCTGCACTCCCAAGTCCCTGTACCTAATACACCTTACCAGAACCCAAACCATACTCGCAGAATTCGGCTGCCTCACACAGCTCCTGTTCGAGAAACTGTCAACTCTGCAGTCCAAACAGAACCAATACAGAGGCACGTTGATCATTACACTGATGGGAGCCCACAAATTCGATCCGATTCTGGCCATGGAACTACCTCAGACTCCCCATCTTCCTCGAGCTCAAGCTCACGGAAACAAGCATCTGTTCATGACTGTAGTTTAACCAATGGCTGTGCAAGAGAGTTGCAGTCTCATAAGACCTGCAAAACTGGCACAGACAAAACTATCCTGACACTTCATCCCGTAGACGTCGAAGTCCCATCATGCGTCCGAATGACTGTGGAAAGACAGAAATGCAGTAAGGCTAGTGATCAGGCGAATGTCCTCCCTTACAAAAACAGTCACTGTAATATGTGGTCAGTAGGGTCTCCAGACAGTATAGTTCCAGTATGTAGTTCTTCTCAACAGGAGGATGAGGTCATCAAAGAAAGACGTGTCTCCTTTCCAGATATTTTAATGAGTTGGGGAAGTGGAACGCCACAAGCAACAAGCCAGAAAATCCCTGACAAGGACTTTGCTCAAAATGAGAACCAGCTGCAAttttacaaaaatgtaaaagaggaagagaagagtcCAACAGCAACAAACACTTCAGTGGAGCTTAAAAACACTGATGTGGGTGATGATTCAGCAAATGTTCTGTGTTCTCCGGAATTTCAAATGGACTCAAGAAATGGGCCTCTATGTTTGGAGGAGTCTGAAAGACAATCCTGCCTCAAAGATCTGCTCTATGGTGCAAATGTgtcaaatgaccaagtcaatGATGAGTTGGATTTGTCTGAAGAACCTACTGATATGATTTCCTACCAAAAGCTTTTAAGTAGCTATCACTTGAAGGTTAGAATGAATGAGTCTGTTTGGTCTGTGGAATCTCTTCCCCCTTTTATTCCCCCAAAGGAGTTGATacttcagaaaaaaaatgttgattcTGAAATGATCACCAAAATGTCAGAGGAAACAGAAACCCAAGACGTGACCAAATGTGACAATTCGGGTGACGAATCtaacaaagaaaaagcagagTTTCATGGGATTTCCTCATCTAGCTCTGTTTCGGTGTCCAAAAAGTTGTTTAATTTTACCTCCCCAACCAGAGCAGAGCCGAAGCCAGATCAGGGGTCAcctacaggaaaaaaaaaaaaagcttccctCACCCCATCACCATGTGACATCACCACCACTGCAGAGGAAGTGGATGAAAATCGGTTTTCTGACCCAGAGGCTACTCAAAGTccgaaccaggaagtgactATAGAAAATACAGATCAGGAACAAAGCAAATGTACTCCGCCAGTATCCGTTGAGGGAGAAGTGATTCACAAAATGGGAACCGACATGGAAACTATCTCTTGTGGAGATGAGAGGTGTGGCGTGATGGTTGAACAGAGGACTGACACTGTGTCCCCATCTAAGGCACAGTTGGTGGACTGTGGCATCCAGTGTACTAGCTTACTACCATATCCTCAGGATGAACCAAGAAGATATATTTTCAAATATTCAG ACATGAAGAAAGACAACGGTGGTAAGGCTGAGGGATTCTGTAGTGGACAAATGCAGAAAAGTGGACAAATGCAGAAAAGCAAGAGGAACGGATTACGCAAGTACAGAG